In Streptomyces sp. NBC_00341, the DNA window CGCCGAGGGAGAGGACTGGGTCTGCTTGCGGCTGGGACATCTCGACACCTTCTTGGTAGCTCGGATCTCGTGGTCTCGCGGCGTGCCGGGAGACCGACGGAGCCACGGTGGATGACGTGCGGATTGGTGCGAAGTCGTGCGGCGGGGCCGGGGGGCGGCCGGTACGGGACGCCGCCGCCCTTGTCGGCGGGGCGGGGAGTCAGCCGGTGCGGGATGCCGCCGCGTCTGCGGGGAGCAGGATGTCGTCCGCTTCCAGTGCGTTCGCGTGGTACTTGCCGACGGAGCTGATCAGCAGCCGGAGCTCAAGTGCGATGCTCTCGGCCAGCCGGACCAGTCCGGCGTCGGCGTCCTCGTCCACGGCGAGGAGCGCGGCCCGGCCGAGGCCGACGGCGCGGGCGCCCAGCGCCAGGGCCTTGGCGGCTCTGCCGCCTTCCCAGATCCGCCCGCTGGCGAGCAGGCAGTGCTCGGTGGGGCCGATGCGGGTGAGGCACTCGCCCAGCGGGAGCCCCACCTGACCGAGGAAGCCGGTCGGCGCCCAGGCGGTGCCGCCCTCCGCCCCGTCCACCGTGACGGAGTCGGCTCCGGCCGCCCAGGCGGTGGCTGCCGCGAGGGCGATGTCGCGCCCGGGGTGCAGTTTCACCCACACCTTCACGCGGGGGAAGTTGTTGCGCATCAGCCGGATCTGCTGGCGCAGGATCTCCTCGGTGAAGGTGCCGGGGCTGCTGATCCGCAGCACGGAGTCGCTGTCCGGGCCGAACACCGCGTCCATGGCGTACTGTTCCGCGACCCTGCCACCGGCCTCGCGGCCCAGGACGGTGAGTCCGCCGAGTCCCGGCTTCGCACCCTGGCCGACCTTCAGTTCGAAGGCGAGCCGGCCGGTGGCGAGCAGCGGTTCGGAGACCGGGTCGCTGTAGACGAGGTTCCACACCTCGGCGTCCGCGTCCTCCGTGGACTGCTGGACCACCACTCCGCCGTGCTCGTCGTCGGCGGCGGCGGTGTAGGCGGCGATCCGGCCGAGGAGCGGGGAGGACCCGGAGTCGGAGGCGGCGCGGTAGCCGTTGACCGGCACCACGTTCTCCCCGATGACCATCGGGATGCCGAGCTGTCCGGCCTGTCGTCCGGCGGCCTCGCCCAGATCGTGGCTGGCGACCCGGGTCGAGCCGAACGCGGAGACGTACAGCGGCA includes these proteins:
- a CDS encoding glutamate synthase-related protein; protein product: MSVLSAEGFPEEQVRHRARAGAAAAFPALESYGSSLLGAIPAGHDPQDLLERARIVPPVFMPERLKKLIELAREPLYTDVELTTSVGGFTSRLPLYVSAFGSTRVASHDLGEAAGRQAGQLGIPMVIGENVVPVNGYRAASDSGSSPLLGRIAAYTAAADDEHGGVVVQQSTEDADAEVWNLVYSDPVSEPLLATGRLAFELKVGQGAKPGLGGLTVLGREAGGRVAEQYAMDAVFGPDSDSVLRISSPGTFTEEILRQQIRLMRNNFPRVKVWVKLHPGRDIALAAATAWAAGADSVTVDGAEGGTAWAPTGFLGQVGLPLGECLTRIGPTEHCLLASGRIWEGGRAAKALALGARAVGLGRAALLAVDEDADAGLVRLAESIALELRLLISSVGKYHANALEADDILLPADAAASRTG